The following coding sequences lie in one Microvirga sp. 17 mud 1-3 genomic window:
- a CDS encoding MBL fold metallo-hydrolase, with protein MVRRAASSDPLQIRFWGTRGSTCASGPRFVEFGSHTACVEVRCGERLFVVDAGSGLSALGTELGADAPAEVDLLLSHLHLDHICGLPFFKPALLSCNRVIRTYCGNMDGESAEAALNRLYAPPLFPVSLDQLPARFEHRGFKAGETLAFPDGARVATHRLNHPGGATGYRFDHGGRVVCYISDLEHSDPWPDPGLTAFVRDADLMIYDGMFSEAEYSRCRGWGHSTWEKGVELAKAANVKSLAIFHLYPGHDDTFLKDAEAEMQKVMPSAFVARERQTVSFAPVTGEAVAERANPAKVPAV; from the coding sequence ATGGTCAGGCGCGCGGCATCCTCCGATCCGCTCCAGATCCGATTCTGGGGCACCCGTGGCTCGACCTGCGCTTCGGGTCCCCGCTTCGTCGAGTTCGGCAGCCATACGGCCTGTGTCGAAGTCCGGTGCGGAGAGCGCCTCTTCGTGGTCGATGCCGGAAGCGGCCTGTCGGCCCTCGGGACCGAGCTCGGCGCGGACGCGCCGGCCGAGGTCGATCTCCTCCTCAGCCACCTGCACCTCGACCATATCTGCGGGCTTCCCTTCTTCAAGCCCGCCCTGCTCAGCTGCAACCGGGTAATCCGTACCTATTGCGGCAACATGGACGGCGAGAGCGCCGAGGCCGCCCTGAACCGCCTCTATGCGCCGCCGCTTTTCCCGGTCAGCCTCGACCAGCTTCCGGCCCGCTTCGAGCATCGCGGCTTTAAGGCGGGCGAGACCCTCGCGTTCCCGGACGGGGCGCGCGTCGCGACCCATCGCCTGAACCATCCCGGCGGCGCTACGGGCTACCGGTTCGACCATGGCGGCCGCGTCGTCTGCTACATCAGCGACCTCGAGCACAGCGACCCCTGGCCCGATCCGGGCCTGACGGCCTTCGTCCGGGATGCGGACCTGATGATCTACGACGGCATGTTCTCGGAGGCTGAATATTCCCGCTGCCGGGGCTGGGGACACTCCACCTGGGAGAAGGGGGTCGAGCTGGCGAAGGCCGCGAATGTGAAGTCCCTGGCGATCTTCCACCTCTATCCCGGCCATGACGATACCTTCCTCAAGGACGCCGAGGCCGAGATGCAGAAGGTCATGCCCTCTGCCTTCGTGGCCCGTGAGCGCCAGACGGTTTCTTTCGCGCCCGTAACCGGCGAGGCGGTTGCGGAACGGGCAAACCCCGCTAAGGTGCCGGCCGTTTAG
- a CDS encoding ABC transporter ATP-binding protein/permease, with protein sequence MERDPLRLAWKTDPARHLLGFLLLAVAGGLLVLGLHLVRMVTDLAMGAADPAAPFLSIALSLPEMTGRAPLVLFPGFTLAPDTHLKAAIGALILVPVLVALVLTLLNWVTVAIRTRTFQRILSRMLDVMLKASPATADVTDATELASETLSREGGILGSALISSVRQGGMIGLCVALVLVTEWRLGLTLAAMLVLGGILNARRALLRVDTAKARRREGEGVEAAWSDLIHRLPALRAHGTASFERERIGRTLAQRHGPVLSRERRLALAESFAAGILMLAPLALLAVGAWLSPHPSLTAGALAASALAGALAAYGVRELVAWQQIVDRTRLLLGELARSLSAMEPRDRPAVAALPQNGALVAKGVSAYDPASGARISSVDLHIAFPSHVALVGDGDAGPRLLAALIGGQLSPSTGQLTYGGTELSAADPVSRAHRIALAGDTVLFPGSMRDNLVYGAAAPAAELDRRLIDAVETVGLDGLIHARGLAGTVDPKREPDLAAALVETRRDVRKALAREGLDRFVDPFDPKRFNRYATVGENLLFGKAIGDTFREDRLAGHPFVRAILEAEDLTKPLARMGLSIATSMIEIFADIPDGHPLFERFSFFSASDRTYFEDLVERRKENRRGVQTGRDQERLIGLALLYNESRHRLGLLDAGLEMRIVAARADFTRMLPVSLQPAIEFYDEGRLCTAASVQDNLLFGRIAADQAGAEEAVQKVIRRVLTDRGLDDDVSRIGLAMPVDPQGGDLTLAEIAAIDVVRCLVRRPDILVVQRALDGLPGPAADKLVADLRRAMIGRGLILVTPEITPAMDRPAFDSVIRFERGEPVESTRAATQPEAMSA encoded by the coding sequence ATGGAGCGCGACCCGCTGCGCCTGGCCTGGAAGACCGATCCCGCCCGCCACCTGCTGGGTTTCCTGCTTCTGGCCGTGGCCGGAGGGCTGCTGGTGCTCGGCCTCCATCTCGTGCGCATGGTCACGGACCTGGCCATGGGGGCGGCGGATCCGGCCGCGCCCTTCCTGTCCATCGCCCTGAGCCTGCCGGAGATGACCGGGCGGGCGCCCCTCGTGCTCTTTCCGGGCTTCACGCTTGCGCCCGACACGCATTTGAAGGCGGCCATCGGCGCCCTGATCCTGGTGCCCGTCCTCGTGGCGCTGGTTCTCACCCTCCTCAACTGGGTGACGGTGGCCATCCGCACCCGGACCTTCCAGCGCATTCTTTCGCGCATGCTCGACGTGATGCTGAAGGCCTCGCCGGCGACTGCCGATGTGACCGATGCGACGGAGCTTGCGAGCGAAACCCTGTCCCGGGAGGGCGGAATCCTGGGCTCTGCCCTGATCTCGTCCGTGCGCCAGGGCGGCATGATCGGCCTGTGCGTCGCTTTGGTGCTGGTGACCGAATGGCGGCTCGGCCTCACGCTCGCGGCCATGCTGGTCCTGGGCGGGATCCTCAATGCCCGCCGGGCGCTCCTGCGGGTCGACACGGCCAAGGCGCGCCGCCGGGAAGGGGAGGGGGTCGAGGCCGCCTGGTCCGACCTGATCCATCGCCTGCCTGCCTTACGCGCCCACGGCACCGCATCCTTCGAGCGGGAGCGGATCGGCCGGACTTTGGCCCAGCGCCACGGCCCGGTCCTGTCCCGGGAGCGCCGCCTTGCTCTCGCCGAATCCTTCGCGGCCGGCATCCTGATGCTCGCACCCCTGGCGCTCCTGGCTGTCGGGGCCTGGCTTTCTCCCCATCCGTCCCTGACCGCGGGGGCGCTTGCGGCTTCGGCCCTCGCGGGGGCGCTTGCGGCCTATGGCGTGCGGGAACTCGTGGCGTGGCAGCAGATCGTGGACCGGACGCGCCTACTCCTCGGCGAACTCGCCCGCAGCCTCTCGGCCATGGAGCCCCGGGACCGTCCGGCCGTCGCGGCCCTGCCGCAGAACGGCGCCCTGGTGGCAAAGGGCGTATCGGCCTACGACCCGGCGAGCGGCGCCCGGATTTCGAGCGTCGACCTCCACATCGCCTTTCCATCCCACGTCGCCCTGGTGGGCGACGGGGATGCAGGGCCGCGGCTTCTTGCGGCCCTCATCGGCGGCCAGCTCTCTCCCTCCACGGGGCAGCTCACCTATGGCGGCACGGAGCTGAGCGCCGCCGATCCCGTGTCGCGGGCACACCGCATCGCGCTTGCGGGCGACACGGTCCTTTTCCCCGGCTCCATGCGGGACAACCTCGTCTACGGCGCTGCCGCACCGGCTGCGGAGCTCGACCGGCGCCTGATCGATGCGGTCGAAACCGTCGGGCTCGACGGACTCATCCATGCCCGCGGCCTCGCCGGGACCGTCGATCCGAAGCGGGAGCCGGACCTGGCGGCGGCACTGGTGGAGACCCGCCGGGACGTGCGCAAGGCGCTCGCCCGCGAGGGGCTCGACCGGTTCGTGGACCCCTTCGATCCCAAGCGCTTCAACCGCTATGCGACCGTCGGCGAGAACCTTCTGTTCGGAAAGGCCATCGGCGACACCTTCCGGGAGGACCGGCTCGCCGGCCATCCCTTCGTGCGGGCGATCCTGGAGGCCGAGGACCTGACCAAGCCGCTCGCCCGCATGGGCCTGTCCATCGCCACCAGCATGATCGAGATCTTCGCCGACATTCCGGACGGGCACCCGCTCTTCGAGCGCTTCTCGTTCTTCTCGGCCTCGGACCGCACCTATTTCGAGGACCTGGTGGAGCGGCGCAAGGAGAACCGGCGCGGGGTCCAGACCGGCCGCGACCAGGAGCGCCTGATCGGGCTCGCGCTGCTCTACAACGAGAGCCGCCACCGCCTCGGCCTCCTCGATGCGGGCCTGGAGATGCGGATCGTCGCCGCGCGGGCGGATTTCACCCGGATGCTGCCGGTGAGCCTGCAGCCCGCCATCGAATTCTACGACGAGGGCCGCCTGTGCACGGCCGCGAGCGTCCAGGACAACCTGCTCTTCGGCCGCATCGCGGCCGATCAGGCAGGGGCCGAGGAGGCGGTGCAGAAGGTAATCCGCCGGGTGCTGACGGATCGCGGCCTGGACGACGACGTCTCCCGCATCGGGCTCGCTATGCCGGTCGATCCGCAGGGCGGCGACCTGACCTTGGCCGAGATCGCCGCCATCGACGTGGTGCGCTGCTTGGTGCGCCGGCCCGACATCCTGGTGGTGCAGCGCGCCCTCGACGGATTGCCCGGCCCGGCGGCCGACAAGCTCGTGGCGGATCTGCGCCGTGCCATGATCGGACGGGGGCTTATCCTCGTCACACCCGAAATTACGCCCGCCATGGATCGCCCGGCCTTCGATTCGGTTATCCGTTTCGAGCGCGGCGAACCCGTGGAGAGCACCCGTGCGGCAACCCAGCCGGAGGCCATGAGCGCATGA
- a CDS encoding MmcB family DNA repair protein, whose translation MSDSLARSASPSLLPPDGRQSPMAAGVQRGVRRLFAQLGHATLPEFSLANGRRADIIALAPDGVLTIVEIKSSVADFRADRKWPDYEDFCDRFFFAVPETVPFDILPEDRGLIVADSFGAAILREARRHPLAGARRKAVTLRFAQAAALALHALADPDVIQDGRL comes from the coding sequence ATGTCCGATTCGCTCGCCCGCTCCGCCTCCCCGTCTCTCCTCCCGCCCGATGGGCGCCAATCCCCCATGGCAGCCGGGGTGCAGCGGGGCGTGCGCCGCCTCTTCGCCCAGCTCGGCCACGCGACCCTGCCCGAATTTTCCCTGGCGAACGGCCGGCGCGCCGACATCATCGCGCTGGCGCCCGACGGGGTGCTGACCATCGTGGAGATCAAGTCGAGCGTGGCGGATTTCCGCGCCGACCGGAAATGGCCGGATTACGAGGATTTCTGCGACCGGTTCTTCTTCGCCGTACCCGAGACCGTGCCGTTCGACATCCTGCCCGAGGATCGCGGCCTTATCGTCGCCGACAGCTTCGGCGCCGCCATCCTGCGGGAGGCGAGGCGCCATCCGCTCGCAGGCGCCCGCCGCAAGGCCGTGACCTTGCGCTTCGCCCAGGCCGCAGCCCTCGCGCTGCATGCGCTCGCCGATCCGGATGTGATCCAGGACGGGCGGCTTTAA
- a CDS encoding ActS/PrrB/RegB family redox-sensitive histidine kinase, with protein MMDIQPARLTHNARQLRLDTLVRLRWLAIAGQAVAVAVVRFGLGFELPFGLCFSVIAVSAVVNLMLRIEYPASHRLSDNAATVLLAFDTLQLAGLLYLTGGLENPFAILFLAPVLISATALTPERTLGLGLLVIGLATLLTLAHRPLPWVPGQPLSLPFLYVTGIWTAILLGTVFIGIYAWRVAEEARQLGQALAATELVLAREQHLSQLDGLAAAAAHELGTPLATIALVAKELDHATPADSPTAEDLKLLREQVERCRTILTKLTSMGQEEGDFLETISLQHLVEEIVEPQRALDFDVRVLCHGEGPEPMARRNPGVVYGLSNILDNATDFAETHVTLEATWTPQEVSLEIRDDGPGYAPDILLRVGEPYVTTRSAAKRIEGDAEEEGGSGLGLGLFIAKTLIERSGAQLTLTNAVPPDHGAIARIVWPRHAFDQGAAILPQADKGEGLTEEGNNSHI; from the coding sequence ATGATGGATATTCAACCCGCACGCCTGACCCATAATGCCCGGCAGCTGCGCCTGGACACCCTGGTGCGCCTGCGCTGGCTGGCCATTGCCGGGCAGGCCGTCGCGGTCGCCGTGGTGCGGTTCGGCCTCGGTTTCGAGCTTCCGTTCGGGCTGTGCTTCTCGGTGATCGCAGTCTCGGCGGTCGTCAACCTGATGCTGCGCATCGAATATCCGGCGAGCCACCGCCTCAGTGACAATGCCGCGACCGTGCTCCTGGCCTTCGACACCCTGCAGCTGGCGGGGCTGCTCTATCTCACGGGCGGGCTCGAGAACCCCTTCGCGATCCTGTTTCTCGCACCGGTGCTGATCTCGGCCACGGCACTGACGCCGGAGCGGACGCTTGGCCTTGGCCTCCTGGTGATCGGTCTGGCGACCCTTCTGACCCTGGCCCACCGGCCGCTGCCCTGGGTGCCGGGACAGCCGCTTTCTTTGCCGTTCCTCTACGTCACCGGCATCTGGACCGCGATTCTGCTCGGGACGGTCTTCATCGGCATCTATGCCTGGCGGGTGGCCGAGGAGGCGCGCCAGCTCGGGCAGGCGCTCGCGGCCACGGAGCTGGTGCTTGCCCGGGAGCAGCATCTCTCCCAGCTCGACGGCCTCGCGGCGGCGGCCGCCCACGAGCTGGGCACGCCTCTCGCCACCATCGCGCTCGTGGCGAAGGAGCTCGACCATGCGACCCCGGCCGACAGCCCGACGGCCGAGGATCTGAAGCTCCTGCGGGAGCAGGTGGAGCGCTGCCGCACCATCCTGACCAAGCTCACCTCCATGGGGCAGGAGGAGGGCGACTTCCTGGAGACGATTTCGCTCCAGCACCTGGTGGAGGAGATCGTCGAGCCGCAGCGGGCGCTGGATTTCGATGTCCGGGTCCTGTGCCACGGGGAAGGGCCCGAGCCCATGGCCCGTCGCAATCCCGGCGTGGTCTACGGCCTGTCCAACATCCTCGACAATGCGACCGACTTTGCCGAGACCCACGTGACCCTGGAGGCGACCTGGACGCCCCAGGAGGTCTCCCTGGAGATCCGCGACGACGGCCCGGGCTATGCCCCCGACATCCTGCTGCGGGTCGGAGAGCCCTATGTGACCACCCGCAGTGCCGCCAAGCGTATCGAGGGCGATGCCGAGGAGGAGGGCGGTTCGGGCCTTGGGCTGGGGCTGTTCATCGCCAAGACCCTGATCGAGCGCTCGGGCGCCCAGCTCACCCTCACCAATGCGGTCCCGCCGGACCACGGCGCCATTGCGCGGATCGTTTGGCCCCGTCATGCGTTTGATCAGGGTGCGGCAATTTTGCCGCAGGCCGACAAAGGGGAAGGCCTCACGGAAGAAGGCAACAATTCCCATATATGA
- a CDS encoding ActR/PrrA/RegA family redox response regulator transcription factor encodes MADAPVAFEDRADKSLLIVDDDRPFSTRLARAMEGRGYQVRVAESVAEGIAAIESEAPAFAVIDMRLGDGNGLDVIERLKNRRPDARGVILTGYGNIATAVTAVKMGAFDYLAKPADADEIHAALMARPGERATPPENPMSADRVRWEHIQRVYELCGRNVSETARRLNMHRRTLQRILAKRAPR; translated from the coding sequence ATGGCCGATGCGCCCGTGGCGTTCGAGGATCGCGCCGACAAGAGCCTCTTGATCGTGGACGACGACCGTCCCTTCTCGACGCGCCTCGCCCGCGCCATGGAGGGCCGCGGCTACCAGGTCCGCGTAGCCGAAAGCGTGGCCGAGGGTATCGCGGCGATCGAGAGCGAAGCCCCCGCCTTCGCGGTGATCGACATGCGCCTCGGGGACGGCAACGGCCTCGACGTGATCGAGCGCCTCAAGAACCGGCGTCCCGACGCCCGCGGCGTCATCCTCACGGGCTACGGCAACATCGCGACGGCCGTCACGGCCGTGAAGATGGGCGCCTTCGATTACCTCGCCAAGCCCGCCGACGCGGACGAGATCCATGCCGCCCTCATGGCCCGCCCAGGCGAACGGGCGACTCCGCCGGAAAATCCGATGTCCGCCGATCGGGTGCGCTGGGAGCATATCCAGCGGGTCTACGAATTGTGCGGCCGCAACGTCTCGGAAACCGCCCGCCGCCTCAATATGCACCGCCGTACCCTGCAGCGGATCCTCGCGAAGCGTGCGCCGCGCTGA
- a CDS encoding polyhydroxyalkanoate depolymerase, which produces MNFSYYWYEAAHWMLGPARAASDVTKSLFENPDNPLTNTAYGRTVSAACEMFERTTRRYEKPAFGLATTVIDGREVAVSERIVWERPFCDVISFERDFPGAAAQPRLLIVAPMSGHYATLLRGTVETFLPTHRVMITDWTDARMVPLAEGRFDLDDYIDYLIAMFRSFGPDLHVMAVCQPAVPVIAAIARMEAEKDPCTPRSMILMGGPIDTRRSPTAVNELAEKRGIEWFERHCITKVPPSHPGFWRSVYPGFLQLSGFMAMNFDRHMNAHWEMFEHLVDGDGDSAEKHRDFYDEYLAVMDLTAEFYLQTVDTVFVRHDLPKGEMMHRDKPVDLMSIRRCAIMAIEGERDDISGIGQTKAALELTPNLPAEKKLYHLQKGVGHYGVFNGSRFRAEVAPRIRDFIALHGVAQEARREAAQA; this is translated from the coding sequence ATGAATTTTTCCTATTATTGGTATGAGGCCGCCCATTGGATGCTCGGGCCTGCCCGGGCCGCATCCGACGTGACCAAGTCCCTGTTCGAGAATCCCGACAACCCTTTGACCAACACGGCCTATGGCCGCACCGTCTCGGCCGCCTGCGAGATGTTCGAGCGCACGACGCGCCGCTACGAGAAGCCCGCCTTCGGCCTTGCGACCACGGTGATCGACGGCCGGGAGGTCGCGGTTTCCGAGCGCATCGTCTGGGAGCGGCCCTTCTGCGACGTGATCTCCTTCGAGCGGGACTTTCCGGGCGCGGCCGCGCAGCCGCGCCTCCTGATCGTCGCGCCCATGTCGGGGCATTACGCCACACTCCTGCGCGGCACGGTGGAGACTTTTCTCCCCACCCATCGGGTCATGATCACCGATTGGACGGATGCCCGCATGGTGCCGCTGGCGGAGGGCCGCTTCGACCTGGACGATTACATCGACTACCTGATCGCCATGTTCCGGTCCTTCGGGCCGGACCTCCACGTGATGGCGGTGTGCCAGCCGGCCGTGCCGGTGATCGCCGCCATCGCCCGCATGGAGGCCGAGAAGGACCCCTGCACGCCCCGCTCCATGATTCTCATGGGCGGCCCCATCGATACCCGCCGCTCGCCCACCGCCGTCAACGAGTTGGCGGAAAAGCGGGGCATCGAGTGGTTCGAGCGCCACTGCATCACCAAGGTGCCGCCCTCCCATCCGGGCTTCTGGCGCAGCGTCTATCCGGGCTTCCTGCAGCTCTCCGGCTTCATGGCCATGAATTTCGACCGGCACATGAACGCCCATTGGGAGATGTTCGAGCACCTGGTGGACGGGGACGGCGATTCGGCCGAGAAGCACCGCGACTTCTACGATGAATACCTCGCCGTGATGGACCTGACGGCCGAGTTCTACCTCCAGACCGTCGACACGGTCTTCGTCCGGCACGATTTGCCGAAGGGCGAAATGATGCACCGGGACAAGCCGGTGGATCTCATGTCGATCCGCCGCTGCGCCATCATGGCCATCGAGGGCGAGCGGGACGATATTTCGGGCATCGGCCAGACCAAGGCGGCCCTCGAGCTGACCCCGAACCTGCCGGCCGAGAAGAAGCTCTACCACCTGCAGAAGGGCGTCGGCCATTACGGCGTCTTCAACGGCTCCCGCTTCCGGGCGGAAGTCGCACCCCGCATCCGCGATTTCATCGCGCTTCACGGGGTGGCTCAGGAGGCACGGCGGGAGGCAGCGCAGGCCTGA
- a CDS encoding tetratricopeptide repeat protein, whose protein sequence is MPSIPSTPLDSVFGLILDLPSRRPAPDMPARLEGLFQELAQEQGPRPPEEVEDMIWAIWASHEDEAAEETMAEAIDALASGALKQARPLLDRLVARHPGWAEAWNKRATLSFIEKRDADSLADIARTLELEPRHFGAVSGFGQICLRQGRLNEARAAFQIALSINPHLEDLREMLEDLAPENLMLH, encoded by the coding sequence ATGCCATCGATCCCCTCGACGCCTCTCGATTCCGTCTTCGGACTGATCCTCGACCTGCCCTCCCGGCGCCCGGCGCCGGACATGCCCGCACGCCTCGAAGGCCTGTTCCAGGAGCTGGCCCAGGAGCAGGGCCCGCGCCCGCCCGAGGAGGTGGAGGACATGATCTGGGCGATCTGGGCCTCCCACGAGGACGAAGCGGCCGAGGAGACCATGGCGGAGGCCATCGACGCCCTGGCGTCCGGGGCCCTGAAACAGGCGCGGCCGCTCCTCGACCGGCTCGTCGCGCGCCATCCCGGCTGGGCGGAGGCCTGGAACAAGCGGGCCACCCTGAGCTTCATCGAGAAGCGCGATGCGGACAGTCTCGCGGACATCGCCCGTACCCTCGAGCTCGAGCCGCGCCATTTCGGCGCCGTGTCGGGTTTCGGCCAGATCTGCCTCCGGCAAGGGCGCCTCAACGAGGCGCGTGCGGCCTTTCAGATCGCCCTGTCGATCAACCCTCACCTGGAGGATCTGCGTGAGATGCTGGAGGATCTGGCGCCCGAGAACCTGATGCTGCACTGA